In Quercus lobata isolate SW786 chromosome 12, ValleyOak3.0 Primary Assembly, whole genome shotgun sequence, a genomic segment contains:
- the LOC115969929 gene encoding L-gulonolactone oxidase 3 codes for MYTTWNWFLGVLHLVTWGSSSTLLTIYAMPPQSPVQCSTTGGCTLYNSYGVWGDRKDCHAPNVTYPTTEQELRSVVAYANQNKLKVKVVTKFSHTIPKLACPTSNSEASLLVSTEKYNSNIVVDKDNLVVTVDAGVGLREMIDKVEEAGLSLVAAPYWEGVSVGGLISTGAHGSSWWGKGGAVHDYVIGLSLIVPARPSEGYSKIIRLEAQDPLLNAAKVSLGLLGVISKVKLSLERGFKRSVTYNFTNDDHFEDVFMDHAKKYEFADITWYPSKKTAVYRYDERVPLNVSGDGVYDFIGFQSNLIMISKSIRATEKTFENTRDVKGKCTLATTTVAAKKLVSNGLKNGLIFTGYPVIGQQGKIQTSGSCFYSSSSFSTCAWDPRINGLFFYETTAIFAAPKFGDFIRDVKKLRDLNPENFCGVDVYNGFLIRFIKASGAYLGQSEDSVVVDFNYYRASEASTPRLNQDVWEEVEQMAFFKYGAKPHWAKNRNLAFLDVQHKYPNFNRFIAARKQLDPQNMFSSEWSDEILFGKEAANKGDGCALEGQCICSEDRHCSPENGYFCKQGLVYKEARVCRYSHSLSDNEYFYGIRY; via the exons ATGTACACCACTTGGAACTGGTTCCTTGGTGTTCTTCACCTTGTCACATGGGGTTCAAGTTCAACCCTCCTAACCATCTATGCCATGCCACCACAATCCCCAGTTCAATGCAGCACAACTGGTGGCTGCACCCTCTACAATTCCTATGGTGTATGGGGAGACAGAAAGGATTGCCATGCCCCAAATGTCACATACCCAACAACCGAACAAGAGCTCCGGTCAGTCGTGGCCTATGCCAATCAAAATAAACTCAAGGTGAAAGTTGTGACCAAGTTTTCACATACCATACCAAAATTGGCCTGCCCCACATCAAATTCCGAAGCATCATTACTTGTCAGTACTGAAAAATATAACTCCAACATAGTAGTTGACAAGGACAATTTGGTTGTCACGGTTGATGCCGGAGTAGGATTACGTGAAATGATTGATAAAGTGGAAGAAGCTGGACTGAGTTTAGTGGCGGCCCCGTATTGGGAGGGTGTGAGTGTGGGAGGACTTATTAGCACTGGGGCACATGGAAGCTCATGGTGGGGAAAGGGAGGGGCTGTTCATGATTATGTTATTGGCCTTAGTCTTATTGTTCCTGCTAGACCATCTGAAGGATATTCCAAAATTATCAGATTAGAAGCACAAGATCCACTCCTTAATGCAGCTAAAGTATCATTGGGATTGTTGGGAGTTATCTCTAAG GTGAAGCTCTCACTAGAGAGAGGATTCAAAAGAAGCGTAACCTATAATTTCACGAACGATGATCATTTTGAAGACGTATTCATGGACCATGCAAAGAAGTATGAATTCGCAGATATAACTTGGTATCCATCAAAGAAAACTGCAGTGTACAGATATGATGAAAGAGTTCCCTTAAACGTTTCTGGAGATGGGGTTTATGACTTCATTGGGTTTCAGTCCAATTTAATAATGATCTCCAAATCAATTAGAGCAACAG AGAAAACATTTGAGAATACCAGGGACGTGAAAGGTAAATGCACTCTAGCAACTACTACTGTGGCTGCCAAGAAATTAGTGAGTAATGGGTTAAAGAATGGCCTAATCTTCACTGGTTATCCAGTAATAGGTCAACAGGGAAAAATACAAACCTCAGGTTCATGTTTCTATTCATCAAGCTCGTTTAGTACATGTGCTTGGGACCCAAGAATTAATGGGCTCTTCTTTTATGAGACAACAGCAATATTCGCAGCTCCAAAGTTTGGAGACTTTATCCGTGAtgtgaaaaaattgagagaCCTAAACCCAGAGAATTTTTGTGGGGTGGATGTCTATAATGGATTTCTAATACGTTTCATTAAGGCTTCTGGGGCATATCTTGGCCAATCTGAGGATTCTGTTGTGGTTGATTTCAATTATTATCGTGCTAGTGAGGCTTCAACACCAAGACTAAACCAAGATGTTTGGGAAGAAGTGGAGCAAATGGCATTCTTTAAGTATGGGGCTAAGCCACACTGGGCTAAAAATAGGAACCTAGCATTCTTAGACGTGCAGCACAAGTATCCAAATTTTAATAGGTTTATTGCTGCAAGAAAACAATTGGACCCTCAAAACATGTTTTCAAGTGAATGGTCAGATGAGATACTATTTGGGAAGGAAGCTGCAAATAAAGGTGATGGGTGTGCCTTAGAGGGACAGTGCATATGTTCCGAAGACCGGCATTGCAGCCCAGAAAATGGATATTTCTGCAAACAAGGTCTTGTTTACAAAGAAGCTAGAGTTTGTAGGTATTCACATTCCTTAAGTGATAATGAATATTTCTACGGAATTCGATATtaa
- the LOC115970027 gene encoding E3 ubiquitin-protein ligase PUB23 produces the protein MKTNQPKLKTHLFSCGFFRHCTQTVVSPTGSSTPHPPTFPLSQSDPILPSPPPPPPQQLDTLPLPPPPLHRPSQPDSSSSSSSSSTSQSFTQWKFPLPHSPILPNPNQPHGFDPVPQPITHYGPPPPPISSTELQELFHVAELQLSTGSDPDQLAALQLLERSLVPNPPSDPECPPELMRGVVRNLKTKAGAKPATKILLALCLAEGNRHVAVEAGAVGAVIEIAAELDDAAAERALAALELMCTVAEGAAELRAHALAVPVMVATMGRMAARAKEYAISVLSVMYGGGALEDQGAPPVEEVARAVALALQGNCSARGRRKGGQLLKVLQEQQDDEEKDEEGEGEENEN, from the coding sequence ATGAAAACTAATCAACCAAAGCTTAAGACCCACCTCTTCTCTTGTGGGTTTTTCCGCCATTGTACTCAAACTGTTGTCAGCCCAACAGGCAGTAGTACCCCTCACCCCCCAACTTTTCCTCTCTCACAATCTGACCCAATTCTCCCATCACCACCGCCGCCACCGCCACAACAACTCGACACGCTTCCCCTGCCACCACCGCCACTTCACCGACCCTCGCAACCCGACTCCtcttcatcatcctcatcctcctcAACCTCCCAAAGCTTCACCCAGTGGAAGTTCCCACTCCCACATTCACCCATCCTTCCCAACCCGAATCAACCACACGGATTCGACCCGGTACCCCAACCCATTACCCATTACGGGCCACCACCTCCACCCATTTCATCCACAGAACTCCAGGAACTATTCCACGTTGCGGAGCTCCAACTCAGCACCGGGTCGGATCCGGACCAACTCGCGGCGCTGCAACTCTTGGAGCGGTCACTCGTCCCAAACCCGCCATCCGACCCGGAGTGTCCGCCCGAACTGATGCGCGGGGTAGTGAGGAATTTGAAAACCAAAGCTGGAGCAAAGCCCGCAACGAAGATACTGTTAGCGCTTTGCTTAGCGGAGGGGAACCGCCACGTGGCGGTGGAGGCAGGTGCGGTGGGAGCAGTGATTGAGATAGCGGCGGAGCTGGACGACGCGGCGGCCGAGCGTGCGTTGGCGGCTTTAGAGCTAATGTGCACGGTGGCGGAGGGTGCGGCGGAGCTGAGAGCACACGCTCTGGCAGTGCCGGTGATGGTGGCGACGATGGGGAGAATGGCGGCGCGTGCAAAGGAGTACGCTATCAGTGTTCTGTCTGTGATGTACGGTGGAGGTGCGTTAGAGGACCAGGGGGCTCCGCCGGTAGAGGAGGTGGCGCGTGCGGTGGCGTTGGCATTGCAAGGGAATTGTAGTGCTAGGGGAAGGAGAAAAGGGGGCCAACTGTTGAAAGTGCTTCAAGAACAacaagatgatgaagaaaaagatgaagaaggtgAAGGTGAAGAGAATGAGAACTGA
- the LOC115970026 gene encoding ER membrane protein complex subunit 1, translating into MAMAIRVFLLSLLFFSLADHSFSLYEDQAGLMDWHQQYIGKVKHAVFHTQKTGKKRVVVSTEENVLASLDLRHGQIFWRRVLGANDAIDGVDIVLGKYVITLSSEGSILRAWSLPDGQMVWESFLQGSKPSKSLLSVPINLTVDKDNVILVFGKGCLHAVSSIDGMVLWKKDFSAESIEVQQIIQPLGNDKIYIVGFVGSSQFDVYQINAKNGELIKHTSAAFPDGFSGEVLSVSSDMLVSLDSTKSILVTINFQNGEISFKKTHISDFVEDHSGIADILPSKLSGVFAVKINTLLVFIRVTAEGVLEVVDKINNAAAVSDALSFSEGQQAFALVEHVDGKVLLTLKYSHDWNNDLLKESVEVGHQRGLVHKVFINNYIRTDRSYGFRALIVMEDHSLLLLQQGATVWSREEGLASIVDVTVSELPVEKAGVSVAKVEQNLFEWLKGHILKLKGTLMLASSEDIAAIQGMRLKSSEKSKMTRDHNGFRKLLIVLTRAGKLYALHTGDGRVVWSLLLPSLRKSGSCEHPTGLSVYQWQVPHHHAMDENPSVLVVGRCGPNSDASAVLSFVDTYTGKELNSLGLVHSVAQIIPLPFTDSTEQRLHLLVDTDKHAHLYPRTSEAIDIFQREFSNIYWYSVEADNGIIRGHVLNRNCIGEVVDEFCFDSRELWSIVFPSESEKIIATVTRKLNEVVHTQAKVVADQDVTYKYISKNLLFVATATPKASGEIGTATPEEASLVVYLIDTVTGRILHRMAHYGSQGPVHAVFSENWVVYHYFNLRAHRYEMSVIEIYDQSRADNKDVWKLVFGKHNLTSPISLFSRPEVIVKSQSYYFTHSVKTIAVTSTAKGITSKQLLIGTIGDQVLALDKRYLDPRRSINPTQAEREEGIIPLTDSLPIIPQSYVTHALKVENLRGIVTVPAKLESTTLAFAYGVDLFLTRMAPSRTYDSLTEDFSYALLLITIVALIAAIFVTWVLSERKELQDKWR; encoded by the exons aTGGCCATGGCGATTagggtttttcttctttctctattgTTCTTTTCACTCGCTGATCACAGCTTTTCGCTTTACGAAGATCAAGCTGGCCTCATGGACtg GCACCAACAGTACATAGGGAAAGTGAAGCACGCAGTGTTCCACACTCAAAAGACTGGGAAAAAGCGTGTTGTGGTGTCTACTGAAGAGAATGTCCTCGCTTCGCTTGATCTTCGCCACGGGCAGATTT TTTGGAGACGCGTTCTTGGGGCCAATGATGCCATCGATGGAGTTGATATTGTGCTGGGAAAAT ATGTCATTACCCTTTCATCGGAGGGAAGCATTTTACGTGCATGGAGCCTTCCAGATGGGCAGATGGTGTGGGAATCTTTTCTTCAGGGTTCAAAGCCCTCTAAATCACTATTGTCTGTACCG ATAAATTTGACAGTTGACAAGGACAATGTGATTCTTGTTTTCGGTAAGGGATGTCTTCATGCTGTTTCTAGCATTGATGGCATGGTTCTCTGGAAGAAGGATTTTTCAGCTGAAAG CATAGAGGTTCAACAGATTATTCAGCCTCTTGGAAATGATAAAATCTACATTGTAGGTTTTGTTGGTTCTTCCCAGTTTGATGTTTATCAGATAAATGCTAAGAATGGAGAGTTGATCAAGCACACAAGTGCTGCCTTTCCTGATGGTTTTTCTGGGGAAGTATTATCAGTTTCAAGTGACATGCTTGTATCGTTGGATAGCACTAAGTCAATTTTAGTAACAATTAACTTTCAGAATGGAGAAATCAGCTTTAAAAAGACCCATATTTCAGATTTTGTTGAGGACCATTCTGGGATTGCAGACATATTACCTTCAAAGCTCTCAGGAGTTTTTGCTGTAAAGATCAATACACTTTTAGTATTCATAAGAGTGACAGCTGAAGGTGTTTTGGAGGTTGTCGACAAAATTAATAATGCAGCTGCTGTTAGTGATGCTCTCTCATTTTCAGAGGGTCAACAAGCTTTTGCACTAGTTGAACATGTGGATGGTAAGGTTCTCCTCACATTGAAGTATAGTCATGACTGGAATAATGATTTGCTCAAGGAGAGCGTTGAGGTGGGCCATCAGAGGGGGCTAGTGCACAAGGTttttataaacaattatatCCGCACAGACAGATCTTATGGGTTCAGGGCCTTGATTGTCATGGAAGATCATTCATTGTTGTTACTGCAACAAGGTGCAACTGTCTGGTCTAGGGAGGAAGGCTTAGCCTCGATTGTCGATGTAACAGTATCGGAACTACCTGTCGAAAAGGCAGGTGTATCGGTAGCGAAAGTGGAGCAGAACCTCTTTGAGTGGCTTAAG GGACACATCCTGAAACTTAAGGGAACTTTGATGCTTGCAAGCTCTGAGGATATAGCAGCCATACAAGGAATGAGATTGAAAAGTTCTGAGAAAAGCAAAATGACACGCGACCACAATGGTTTCCGGAAGCTGCTAATAGTTCTTACTAGAGCGGGAAAACTTTATGCCTTGCACACTGGAGATGGGCGGGTTGTCTGGTCTCTCTTACTGCCCTCTCTACGTAAATCAGGATCATGTGAACATCCAACTGGGCTTAGTGTTTATCAGTGGCAAGTGCCCCATCATCATGCCATGGACGAGAATCCTTCTGTCCTTGTTGTTGGTCGGTGTGGACCAAATTCGGATGCATCTgctgttctttcttttgttgatacTTACACAGGAAAGGAGCTTAACTCTTTAGGTCTTGTTCATTCTGTTGCACAAATTATTCCACTGCCATTTACGGATTCAACAGAACAGCGTCTTCATCTTCTTGTAGACACTGACAAGCATGCACATTTATACCCTAGAACTTCTGAGGCTATTGATATTTTCCAACGTGAGTTTTCAAACATATACTGGTACTCAGTTGAGGCTGATAATGGCATCATCAGAGGGCACGTTTTGAATAGAAATTGCATTGGTGAAGTAGTAGATGAATTCTGCTTTGATTCGAGGGAGTTGTGGTCAATTGTATTTCCATCTGAATCAGAAAAGATCATTGCAACTGTCACAAGAAAATTGAATGAG GTGGTTCATACTCAAGCAAAGGTTGTAGCCGACCAAGATGTGAcgtataaatatatatcaaaaaatcTACTCTTTGTGGCAACTGCTACACCAAAAGCCAGTGGTGAAATTGGAACAGCCACCCCGGAGGAGGCATCATTGGTTGTATACCTCATTGATACTGTAACTGGTCGTATATTGCACCGGATGGCTCATTATGGTTCACAGGGTCCTGTTCATGCT gtttttagTGAGAACTGGGTTGTGTACCACTACTTCAATCTTAGAGCACACCGATATGAGATGTCAGTTATTGAGATCTACGATCAGTCTCGGGCG GACAACAAGGATGTCTGGAAGCTAGTTTTTGGAAAGCATAATCTTACTTCACCAATTTCCTTGTTTTCTCGGCCAGAGGTCATCGTAAAATCACAGTCTTACTATTTCACCCATTCTGTGAAAACAATAGCAGTGACATCAACAGCCAAGGGTATAACTTCAAAGCAACTTCTTATTGGTACAATTGGTGATCAG GTTTTGGCTCTTGATAAGCGTTATTTAGATCCTCGTCGATCTATCAACCCTACACaagctgagagagaagaagGCATTATACCTCTTACAGATTCTTTGCCAATCATTCCTCAG TCTTATGTGACGCATGCTCTTAAAGTGGAAAATCTCCGAGGCATTGTTACGGTACCTGCCAAGTTGGAGTCCACAACTCTTGCCTTTGCATATGGAGTGGATCTCTTTCTCACTCGAATGGCACCCTCAAGGACATATGATTCACTCACAGAAGATTTCAGCTATGCTTTGCTGCTGATCACAATTGTTGCCCTCATTGCAGCAATCTTTGTGACCTGGGTTTTGTCGGAGAGGAAAGAACTACAAGATAAGTGGAGGTGA